The proteins below are encoded in one region of Planctopirus limnophila DSM 3776:
- the plsY gene encoding glycerol-3-phosphate 1-O-acyltransferase PlsY, producing the protein MPWVLLIVASYLAGSIPFGLLLARVIRGIDIRQEGSGNIGATNVSRSLGKKWGLVVLVLDALKGYLPPLFLPGIVGLGGDTGPASEWVIPMSAMTTVIGHMFPIWLGFKGGKGIATSLGALGAASPWGLLVATVCFFGSFAINKIVSLSSLMALAGYLAFELICWQVPLAFRQSDGLQGATTPQAIMAIVLSILIVYRHKSNLARLRAGTEPTFFQKKTS; encoded by the coding sequence ATGCCCTGGGTGTTACTGATTGTGGCCAGCTATCTGGCAGGTTCGATCCCTTTCGGATTGCTGCTGGCGCGGGTTATTCGCGGGATTGATATTCGCCAGGAGGGGAGTGGCAACATTGGTGCCACCAATGTCAGTCGCTCACTCGGCAAAAAGTGGGGGCTGGTGGTCCTTGTACTCGATGCCCTCAAAGGCTACTTGCCCCCGCTCTTTCTTCCGGGGATTGTTGGTTTGGGAGGCGATACAGGCCCAGCCAGCGAGTGGGTGATTCCCATGTCGGCCATGACGACAGTCATCGGTCACATGTTCCCGATCTGGCTCGGCTTTAAAGGTGGCAAAGGGATTGCGACTTCACTGGGAGCTCTCGGAGCGGCTTCTCCCTGGGGATTGCTTGTCGCGACCGTCTGCTTCTTTGGCAGCTTCGCAATCAACAAGATTGTTTCGCTCAGTTCGCTCATGGCACTGGCGGGATACCTGGCGTTTGAATTGATCTGCTGGCAGGTTCCTTTGGCGTTCCGGCAATCAGACGGTCTTCAAGGAGCGACCACTCCGCAGGCGATCATGGCGATCGTCTTGTCCATCCTCATTGTCTACCGCCACAAATCCAACCTCGCCCGCCTCCGCGCCGGCACCGAACCCACGTTCTTCCAGAAGAAGACGAGTTGA
- a CDS encoding YkgJ family cysteine cluster protein, producing the protein MSDPTESDHEVPADEKPPEASEWYSAGLRFHCTQCGNCCTGTPGYVWLSTQEMIEIAEFLSISTGELRLMHTKVAQGKLSLADHANGDCVFLDGATRKCRIYPVRPAQCRTWPFWEKTIETPEAWQATCEVCPGAGKGELVPLEIIRESARQSRL; encoded by the coding sequence GTGAGTGATCCCACCGAATCTGACCATGAAGTTCCAGCCGACGAAAAGCCGCCGGAAGCCAGTGAGTGGTACTCGGCCGGGCTGAGGTTTCATTGCACGCAGTGCGGCAACTGCTGCACGGGAACACCCGGTTATGTGTGGCTCAGCACACAGGAGATGATCGAGATCGCCGAGTTCCTGAGCATTTCCACAGGTGAACTGCGCCTCATGCATACGAAAGTCGCTCAGGGGAAACTTTCTCTCGCCGACCACGCGAATGGCGATTGTGTCTTTCTGGATGGGGCTACACGCAAATGCCGCATTTATCCCGTGCGGCCTGCCCAATGCCGCACATGGCCCTTCTGGGAGAAAACCATTGAAACTCCCGAGGCGTGGCAAGCCACATGTGAAGTCTGCCCCGGTGCTGGAAAGGGAGAACTTGTGCCGCTTGAAATCATTCGGGAGAGTGCCCGGCAATCGCGGCTATGA
- a CDS encoding sulfotransferase family protein, whose protein sequence is MTTTPEARSALSHPPAEVVEQALDSQLKSTNKAASSGGNHHSHESNNAAKKAETSKEVTKLKSTGQGLFTVWHGLTFGGLLQLMAKRPRMHYSRALRLVSLFFICPFNSIYSMISGLIYGRKIQQTQVTKPPIFILGHWRSGTTLLHNLMTLDSQFTYPNLYQVMYPQHFLLTESVISKLAAPFLPKTRPMDNMPAGWKLPQEDEVALLIETQLSPYLMVAFPNERKYYGHTFDVRHMSPGDQAKWKRSLVNFVKKLTVRADKPIVMKSPSHTYRVATLLELFPDARFVYIHRDPYAVFSSSLHLRRTMYMENSFIEPSEEMLYQDTLETLDTCLKTYEETRDMIPEKNLVEIRYTDLEAHPVEQMQRVYETLGFDGWDRMKPIFEREAQAMSEYKKNRFIMDDETRQMIYSRLKDFFDKYGYDPQIGAAENGGKSS, encoded by the coding sequence GTGACGACAACTCCCGAGGCTCGCTCTGCTCTGTCCCATCCCCCGGCGGAAGTTGTCGAACAAGCGTTGGACAGCCAGTTGAAATCTACAAACAAAGCGGCCTCATCGGGCGGAAATCATCACTCGCACGAGTCAAACAACGCTGCGAAAAAAGCCGAGACCTCTAAAGAAGTCACCAAGCTCAAATCGACTGGCCAGGGTCTATTTACCGTCTGGCACGGTCTGACTTTTGGCGGGCTGTTGCAGTTAATGGCCAAACGCCCGCGGATGCATTATTCCCGCGCACTCAGGCTGGTTTCGCTGTTCTTTATCTGCCCGTTCAATTCGATCTACAGCATGATTTCCGGCCTGATTTACGGTCGCAAAATCCAACAGACTCAAGTGACCAAGCCCCCAATCTTTATTCTGGGGCACTGGCGGAGTGGAACCACCCTGCTCCACAACCTGATGACGCTCGATTCGCAGTTCACGTATCCCAACTTGTATCAGGTCATGTACCCGCAGCACTTCCTGCTGACAGAAAGTGTCATTTCCAAATTAGCAGCTCCCTTCCTTCCCAAAACCCGGCCTATGGACAACATGCCCGCCGGCTGGAAATTGCCACAGGAAGACGAAGTGGCCTTGCTGATCGAAACACAGCTTTCCCCCTATCTGATGGTCGCCTTCCCCAATGAGCGGAAATACTACGGCCACACCTTCGATGTCCGGCACATGTCCCCCGGCGATCAGGCGAAGTGGAAACGCTCACTCGTCAACTTCGTCAAAAAGCTGACTGTTCGTGCCGACAAGCCCATCGTGATGAAATCGCCCTCCCACACCTATCGAGTGGCGACTTTGCTCGAACTCTTCCCGGATGCCAGGTTCGTTTACATTCATCGTGACCCTTACGCCGTCTTTTCCTCGAGCCTACACCTGCGGCGCACGATGTACATGGAGAACAGCTTTATCGAGCCCAGTGAGGAGATGCTCTACCAAGATACCCTCGAAACACTCGATACCTGCCTCAAAACCTACGAAGAAACCCGGGACATGATCCCCGAGAAAAATCTCGTGGAAATTCGCTATACCGATCTCGAAGCTCATCCCGTCGAACAAATGCAGCGCGTCTACGAGACCTTGGGCTTCGATGGCTGGGATCGCATGAAACCGATCTTTGAACGCGAAGCCCAGGCGATGTCAGAGTACAAAAAAAATCGCTTCATCATGGACGACGAGACCCGGCAGATGATCTACAGCCGGCTCAAGGATTTCTTTGACAAGTACGGCTACGATCCGCAAATCGGTGCAGCCGAAAATGGCGGAAAGTCGTCATAG
- a CDS encoding acyl carrier protein: MATMGLDYVEFVMDLEETFDIKLDDKHFSAVKTPRDLAIIIRDQLAAEGRIWDESNAFRKISNLNWTMLPEFRMWTQIKSSLPVSFHRLRPSTRLDQLLPAPRLKSFWQQWQIQAGIPLPELQHPSPDGAAWLALIILLMLLWPAYVVGGALGLSVYLLGSASFVFTVYCISQGVASSKTSLPAGCVTIGDLVRTVVPESDRSLWSQKTFKFRAENGFGDTPSWPLDGIEGRVLNVLCENLGLAQGSISSSEKLTALFA, translated from the coding sequence GTGGCCACTATGGGACTCGATTATGTTGAATTCGTCATGGATCTTGAAGAGACCTTCGACATCAAACTGGATGACAAACATTTTTCAGCAGTCAAAACACCACGCGATTTGGCAATCATTATTCGGGATCAATTAGCTGCTGAAGGCAGAATCTGGGATGAATCGAATGCTTTTCGCAAAATCTCGAATTTGAATTGGACGATGTTGCCCGAGTTCCGGATGTGGACTCAAATCAAAAGCTCTCTACCAGTTTCTTTTCACCGACTGCGTCCCAGCACCCGTCTCGATCAACTGCTGCCGGCTCCACGCCTCAAATCCTTTTGGCAGCAATGGCAGATTCAAGCGGGGATTCCTCTTCCAGAGCTCCAGCATCCTTCACCCGATGGAGCCGCATGGCTCGCCTTGATAATTTTGCTGATGCTACTCTGGCCAGCCTATGTCGTGGGTGGAGCACTGGGATTGAGCGTCTATTTGCTCGGCTCGGCGAGTTTTGTGTTTACGGTCTATTGCATCAGCCAGGGTGTGGCGTCATCTAAGACCTCTCTGCCAGCTGGCTGTGTCACAATTGGGGATCTCGTAAGAACTGTTGTTCCTGAGAGCGATCGAAGCTTGTGGAGCCAGAAGACGTTCAAATTCCGAGCTGAAAATGGCTTTGGCGATACACCATCCTGGCCACTCGACGGCATTGAAGGCAGAGTGCTCAACGTCTTGTGCGAGAACCTGGGCTTAGCCCAAGGCTCCATCTCGTCATCTGAGAAGTTGACTGCGCTCTTCGCCTGA
- a CDS encoding peptidylprolyl isomerase, whose protein sequence is MPSLHSFPRLAVLPARRQPDFSQTTSLRTWPQQHTQKLFQTTAVLWVGLCLTLALGELPDNGRKAVASEQESQATSVGKQTPLHQVIVRRVNGRPISLAQVEFLRISRGITDQDAAAAHKSLTETLVDNELIREFLARQKVTVADADIARRKEQFIQQWKNFGYDLPAITKSWGLAEPAWTADITTPLAWYVYSQSQINDAAIAAEFKRQPARWNGTRLRARQLFLKWPAGQPDAATREKMAEIKTKIQAGQLSMEAAIRQYSESQSASQGGDVGWFGYRGRLPAAVSRAAYLQQVGEVGQPVESPLGIHLIEVTDIRPGELGIEDARKEIFDELSQSRWNEIVTKSRESARIE, encoded by the coding sequence ATGCCCTCCTTGCATTCTTTCCCTCGATTGGCCGTCCTTCCTGCCCGTCGTCAACCAGACTTCTCACAAACAACCTCCCTCAGGACATGGCCACAACAGCACACCCAAAAACTTTTCCAAACGACCGCCGTTCTATGGGTGGGGCTCTGTCTGACTCTGGCACTTGGAGAACTTCCCGATAATGGAAGGAAAGCTGTTGCCAGTGAGCAGGAGTCACAGGCTACGTCGGTGGGCAAGCAGACGCCGCTGCATCAGGTGATTGTTCGCCGGGTGAATGGCCGCCCGATTTCTTTGGCACAAGTGGAATTCCTGCGGATTTCACGAGGCATCACTGACCAGGATGCTGCCGCAGCACACAAATCATTGACGGAAACACTCGTCGATAACGAATTGATCCGGGAATTCCTCGCCCGGCAGAAGGTCACTGTGGCCGACGCTGATATCGCCAGACGTAAAGAACAGTTCATTCAGCAATGGAAAAACTTTGGCTACGATCTGCCCGCGATCACGAAATCGTGGGGGTTAGCCGAACCAGCGTGGACTGCCGACATCACGACACCTCTGGCGTGGTATGTCTACAGCCAATCTCAGATCAACGATGCAGCCATTGCAGCCGAGTTCAAACGCCAGCCCGCACGCTGGAATGGTACAAGATTGCGTGCCCGGCAGTTGTTTCTCAAATGGCCCGCCGGTCAGCCCGATGCAGCCACTCGCGAAAAAATGGCTGAGATCAAAACGAAGATTCAGGCAGGGCAGTTAAGTATGGAAGCCGCGATCCGCCAATACAGCGAATCTCAGTCGGCGAGCCAGGGGGGAGACGTGGGCTGGTTCGGCTATCGCGGTCGGCTACCGGCGGCAGTCAGTCGAGCCGCTTATTTGCAACAAGTGGGAGAAGTGGGGCAACCCGTCGAATCGCCACTGGGGATTCATTTGATCGAAGTCACCGATATCCGCCCGGGTGAACTGGGTATCGAAGACGCCCGCAAAGAAATCTTTGACGAACTGAGCCAATCTCGCTGGAATGAGATTGTGACCAAGAGCCGCGAGTCAGCCAGGATTGAGTGA